A stretch of the Glutamicibacter sp. JL.03c genome encodes the following:
- a CDS encoding TetR/AcrR family transcriptional regulator: MSPRVAVRTKLLDAAAQLFYAEGISATGIDAVVAKAGVAKMSLYNNFESKTGLVMAYLQARHQEWLDLYQARLEKASAGAGGVLAVVDAYIDHAEAGYEHGFRGCGLLNAAAELPAGDPGRTIVAAHKLQVEQLLASHLELLTTKKQAAPLAGQISFLLEGAISRAGLEGNSTLLLRARAMISGMVEAL, from the coding sequence ATGTCACCTCGTGTCGCGGTCCGCACGAAGCTGCTGGACGCAGCTGCCCAGCTTTTCTATGCCGAGGGGATATCGGCTACCGGGATCGATGCGGTGGTTGCCAAGGCAGGCGTGGCCAAAATGAGCCTCTACAACAACTTCGAATCAAAAACCGGTTTGGTGATGGCCTATCTGCAGGCCCGTCATCAAGAATGGCTTGATCTCTATCAGGCGCGCCTGGAAAAGGCGAGTGCTGGCGCTGGAGGGGTACTAGCGGTGGTCGATGCATACATTGATCACGCCGAAGCTGGCTATGAACATGGCTTCCGGGGTTGCGGACTGCTCAATGCTGCTGCTGAATTACCAGCGGGGGACCCGGGGCGTACGATCGTTGCGGCTCACAAGCTCCAGGTAGAGCAGCTTCTTGCCAGCCATCTGGAACTACTGACGACGAAAAAACAGGCCGCGCCCTTGGCCGGGCAAATATCTTTCCTGCTTGAAGGCGCGATATCTCGTGCCGGTCTGGAGGGCAACAGCACCCTGCTTTTGCGAGCTCGGGCGATGATTAGCGGCATGGTCGAAGCGCTGTGA
- a CDS encoding FAD-dependent oxidoreductase — MSTPTLSPSAEYVVIGAGLAGSSAAWRLAQRGHEVALLERKVPAADDASSHGSARIFRYAYPNQLYTDLVVQARKAWDELEEASGSQLINPCGSVDYGPLRNPRQLAGVLANAGIEHELLSATEARNRFNGINFDTEVLWHPGAGVLDAERSVQAMVAQAQAHGAQVETQWPVASVEATANGYKLTSVDGRTYFASKIIVAAGGWLPELLGNLPLPTGFVHSVPKMNVYQENAYHFSYRDQDPEARLAWPTYIHKDPAFKSYGLPGGRDANFRGQKVAEYMAGRRMDTASQQNGQIDPANRERVVEYVKKYLPGLDPTPYAETTCIFSSTPTEDFILDEADGITILSPCSGHGAKFGPLLGELAADLATGARETPELFRLASHAKVMA, encoded by the coding sequence ATGAGCACCCCGACCCTGTCACCCTCTGCAGAATACGTTGTCATCGGAGCAGGTCTCGCCGGCTCGTCTGCAGCATGGAGGTTGGCCCAGCGAGGCCATGAAGTAGCTCTGCTGGAGCGCAAGGTCCCTGCTGCTGATGATGCCAGTTCGCACGGCTCAGCACGCATCTTCCGCTACGCCTACCCCAACCAGCTCTACACGGACCTTGTTGTTCAGGCGCGCAAAGCCTGGGATGAACTCGAAGAAGCCAGTGGCAGTCAGCTGATCAACCCCTGCGGCTCGGTGGACTATGGGCCCTTGCGCAACCCACGCCAACTCGCAGGCGTTCTCGCGAACGCCGGAATAGAGCATGAGCTGCTCTCCGCCACCGAAGCTCGCAACCGCTTTAATGGAATCAACTTTGACACCGAAGTTCTCTGGCACCCCGGTGCGGGAGTGCTTGATGCTGAACGTTCAGTACAGGCAATGGTGGCTCAAGCCCAGGCTCACGGGGCCCAGGTAGAAACCCAATGGCCGGTCGCTTCCGTCGAAGCCACCGCTAACGGATATAAGCTGACGTCGGTAGACGGACGCACCTACTTCGCATCGAAAATCATCGTTGCCGCGGGCGGCTGGTTGCCGGAATTGCTGGGCAACCTGCCGCTGCCAACAGGCTTTGTGCACAGCGTTCCAAAGATGAATGTTTATCAAGAGAACGCCTACCACTTCTCCTACCGGGACCAGGATCCAGAGGCCCGCCTGGCGTGGCCCACCTATATCCACAAGGATCCTGCCTTCAAGTCCTACGGTCTGCCTGGGGGACGTGATGCCAACTTCCGCGGACAAAAGGTTGCCGAATACATGGCGGGGCGACGCATGGATACGGCCAGCCAGCAAAATGGCCAGATCGACCCGGCCAATCGCGAACGCGTGGTCGAGTACGTGAAAAAATACCTACCAGGCCTGGATCCCACCCCCTATGCCGAGACCACCTGCATTTTCAGCTCGACTCCCACCGAAGATTTCATCTTGGACGAAGCAGATGGCATCACCATCCTCTCCCCTTGCTCGGGCCATGGAGCCAAGTTCGGCCCGTTGCTCGGCGAATTGGCTGCCGATCTTGCCACTGGGGCGCGTGAAACCCCTGAGCTTTTCCGCCTCGCATCCCACGCCAAAGTCATGGCTTAA
- a CDS encoding LysR substrate-binding domain-containing protein, which yields MELRHLHYFLVVAEHLHFGRAAEELRMSQPPLTVAVKKLEQELGVQLFDRTTRSVMLTPAGRMYLERIKPLLADLDKANQELTEAGLGLRGRLNVGFVSSASYATMPSALRRFRELRPNVELALHPLTTDEQIEKLLENNLDLGILRDPTRVPGVELQEIHSEPLVVALPAGHRLSAKEQIKAEDLADEDFVLFPYKYMSGFYSLVHSLFDGCTPPRIVERAIHQETILGLVAAGLGVSILPSSVSRFQMPEVSFHPLAGEPKTRLYAGMGAPNPAAQVFQQCLLEAELQARIN from the coding sequence ATGGAACTCCGACACCTCCACTACTTCCTCGTTGTTGCCGAGCATTTGCACTTCGGACGTGCCGCTGAAGAACTTCGCATGTCGCAGCCGCCATTGACGGTCGCGGTGAAAAAGCTGGAGCAAGAGCTGGGCGTGCAACTCTTTGACCGCACGACCCGTAGCGTAATGCTCACGCCCGCGGGGCGAATGTACTTGGAACGGATCAAGCCATTGTTGGCGGACCTGGATAAAGCCAATCAGGAACTCACCGAGGCGGGGCTGGGGCTGCGCGGACGACTCAACGTCGGATTTGTCAGTTCTGCTAGTTATGCCACCATGCCCTCGGCGCTGCGCAGGTTTCGCGAACTGCGGCCAAACGTGGAGCTGGCGCTGCACCCGCTGACTACCGACGAGCAGATTGAAAAGCTGCTGGAAAATAATCTTGATCTCGGAATTCTGCGCGACCCAACGAGAGTGCCAGGAGTTGAGCTGCAAGAGATCCATTCGGAGCCACTGGTGGTGGCGCTTCCGGCAGGCCATCGTTTGAGTGCCAAGGAGCAGATCAAGGCAGAAGATCTTGCTGATGAAGACTTTGTTCTTTTCCCCTACAAGTACATGAGTGGTTTCTATTCCCTGGTGCACTCATTATTCGACGGGTGCACGCCACCTCGGATTGTGGAACGAGCCATTCATCAGGAGACCATTCTTGGGCTTGTTGCTGCCGGGCTGGGCGTATCAATCCTGCCTTCCTCGGTATCGCGTTTCCAAATGCCCGAAGTGTCGTTCCACCCGTTGGCCGGCGAGCCAAAGACCAGACTCTACGCGGGGATGGGTGCCCCGAATCCTGCGGCCCAGGTCTTCCAGCAGTGCTTACTTGAGGCGGAGCTTCAAGCCCGAATTAACTAG
- a CDS encoding allantoate amidohydrolase, giving the protein MFNIPLDLPTTTVTELMASIASTGQDQLRGGYSRPVYSSAEIDLRTWFIEQATRRQLSVEQDGNGALWAWWDLPTGIRTNAVVTGSHLDSVPGGGPFDGPLGVASALVAIDLLRSRSLVRTRAMAIVVFPEEEGSRFGVACLGSRLLTGAIDRNKALNLRDPDGNSFADVAVKNGLDPRFIGPDRRLLGQIGVFVELHVEQGLGLADLDHPVAIGGSILGHGRWKLSMRGQGNHAGTTLMSDRKDPMVAAARSIAAVQHIARSRDNARATVGRLHPVPGGTNVIASRVDFWLDVRHPDDAVTASVVQEIHESARLIAAEEGCTLEFSQESLSPTVSFDAKLSGQLGLALPNAPVLDTGAGHDAGVLAGHVPSAMIFVRNPNGISHSPEEYVEDADAELGAEALADALSALLI; this is encoded by the coding sequence ATGTTCAATATTCCCCTAGACCTACCCACGACGACGGTCACCGAGCTCATGGCAAGTATTGCCAGCACCGGTCAAGACCAGTTGCGAGGAGGCTATTCCCGTCCGGTATATTCCAGCGCCGAAATTGATTTGCGCACCTGGTTCATTGAGCAGGCCACCAGGCGCCAACTGAGCGTTGAACAAGACGGCAACGGCGCGCTCTGGGCCTGGTGGGATCTGCCGACAGGAATCCGCACCAATGCCGTTGTCACCGGCAGCCACCTCGACTCGGTTCCCGGTGGTGGACCTTTCGACGGCCCATTGGGCGTAGCCAGCGCATTGGTTGCTATTGATTTATTGCGCTCACGGAGTTTAGTTCGCACTCGCGCCATGGCCATTGTGGTGTTCCCGGAAGAGGAAGGCTCACGATTTGGTGTGGCCTGCTTGGGCTCACGCCTGCTCACCGGAGCCATTGATCGGAACAAGGCTTTGAATCTGAGGGATCCCGACGGCAATAGTTTTGCCGACGTTGCCGTCAAAAACGGACTTGACCCACGATTTATCGGCCCAGACCGCCGCCTCTTAGGACAGATTGGTGTCTTCGTTGAGTTGCATGTGGAGCAGGGACTTGGCTTGGCCGATCTGGACCATCCGGTGGCCATCGGCGGTTCCATCCTTGGCCACGGGCGCTGGAAGCTGAGCATGCGGGGACAAGGCAACCACGCAGGAACCACGCTGATGTCCGACCGCAAGGACCCAATGGTAGCTGCTGCCCGGAGCATTGCAGCGGTGCAGCACATTGCCCGTTCACGGGATAACGCCCGAGCCACCGTGGGCCGCCTGCACCCGGTACCTGGCGGAACCAACGTCATTGCCTCACGAGTGGATTTCTGGCTCGACGTACGTCATCCAGATGACGCAGTCACTGCCAGCGTAGTGCAGGAGATCCATGAATCAGCGCGTCTCATCGCGGCAGAAGAGGGCTGCACCCTCGAATTCTCCCAAGAATCATTGAGTCCAACTGTAAGTTTTGATGCAAAGCTTTCAGGACAACTTGGGTTGGCGCTTCCCAACGCTCCGGTACTCGATACAGGTGCGGGGCATGATGCTGGAGTCCTGGCAGGGCACGTACCAAGCGCCATGATTTTTGTTCGCAACCCCAACGGCATCTCCCACTCCCCTGAAGAATATGTAGAAGATGCGGATGCGGAACTCGGCGCTGAG